The following proteins are co-located in the Peromyscus maniculatus bairdii isolate BWxNUB_F1_BW_parent chromosome 23, HU_Pman_BW_mat_3.1, whole genome shotgun sequence genome:
- the Oas3 gene encoding 2'-5'-oligoadenylate synthase 3 isoform X1, whose amino-acid sequence MGEEEMPALPASSGHAPRSPRRNETLLRTQINMDLYHTPARALDKLVAHSLHPSPEFTAAVRGALGSLDTALRERGDPGSQRPRVIRIAKGGAYARGTALRGGCDAELVVFLNCFRSYGDQKTGHTETLGTMRALLESWGRHPGGGLTFQFSEPKASGVLQFRLTSADQENWMDVSLVPAFDVLGQPRSGVKPTPEVYASLVSSGCQPGEHTACFTELRRNFVNNRPAKLKNLILLVKHWYRQVQTQETPGATLPPSYALELLTIFAWEQGCRKDNFSLAQGLRTVLALIQQNKSLCIFWTENYDFGDPAVGEFLRRQLERPRPVILDPADPTWDVGNGTAWRWDVLAKEAESCFKGRCFLQAASGAPEQPWEGPGLPRAGVLGLDHPIQQRPSQALKANKGLSAVQPRAGHPQPSHPAQGLLEAAIKVAALQNPTACKVSKNLKKTAPPRTVHETVLNVSSHVQITQSTPSSNAPLGRAGAASISGSVLGPDLSQIPSKELDSFIQDHLRPSPQFQQQVRQAIDTILRCLLEKCLHKASRVSKGGSFGRGTDLRGSCDVELVVFYNVLRDFKDQRSHQTQILGELRTQLQSWWQAPVPGLSLQLTEQNRPNALQLRLASTDLNSWVDISVLPAFDAVGQLKSGDKPQPQVYASLLSSGCQAGEHAACFAELRRNFVNNRPAKLKNLMLLVKHWYGQVATRDKGGEAAGAALPPAYALELLTIFAWEQGCGKQGFSMAEGLRTILRLVQQHRSLCVYWTVNYSVQDPALRAHLLSQLQKARPLVLDPADPTWNVGQGSWELLAREAAALESQVCLQSGDGTPVPPWDVMPALLHQTPAGDLDKFISEFLQPDRHFLTQVKKAVDTICSFLKENCFRNSSIKVLKVVKGGSSAKGTALRGRSDADLVVFLSCFSEFSKQGSHRAEIISEIRAQLEACQQEQKFDVKFEISNRKNPRVLSFSLASQTLLDQSVDFDVLPAFDALGQLRSGSRPDPRVYADLIHSYSNAGEFSTCFTELQRDFISSRPTKLKSLIRLVKHWYQQCDKAIKGKGSLPPQHGLELLTVYAWEQGGQNPQFNMAEGFRTVLELVVQYRQLCIYWTVNYSAEDKTIGDFLRMQLQKPRPIILDPADPTGNLGHSARWDLLAQEAAVCTSALCCMDKSGTPIKPWLVKASV is encoded by the exons atgggggaggaggaaatgccagccctgcctgccaGTTCAGGGCACGCCCCAAGAAGCCCGCGGAGAAACGAAACTCTCCTGAGGACACAGATCAACATGGACCTGTACCACACACCAGCCAGAGCTCTGGACAAGCTGGTGGCCCACAGCCTGCACCCATCCCCGGAGTTCACAGCGGCTGTGCGGGGCGCTCTGGGGTCCCTGGACACCGCCCTACGGGAGCGGGGAGACCCAGGGTCCCAGAGACCAAGGGTGATAAGGATCGCCAAG GGAGGAGCCTATGCCCGGGGCACAGCTCTCAGGGGTGGATGCGACGCCGAACTTGttgtcttcctcaactgcttcAGGAGCTATGGGGACCAGAAGACCGGTCACACAGAGACCCTGGGCACCATGCGGGCGCTGCTGGAGTCCTGGGGACGCCACCCTGGGGGCGGCCTGACCTTCCAGTTTTCTGAGCCAAAGGCGTCCGGTGTCTTGCAGTTCCGGCTGACGTCAGCAGACCAGGAAAACTGGATGGATGTCAGCCTGGTGCCCGCCTTTGATGTCCTGG GACAGCCCCGCTCTGGAGTCAAGCCCACACCTGAGGTCTATGCCTCCCTCGTCAGCAGCGGCTGCCAGCCTGGGGAGCACACGGCCTGCTTCACGGAGCTCCGAAGGAACTTTGTGAACAATCGCCCGGCCAAGCTTAAGAACTTAATCCTGCTGGTCAAACACTGGTACCGCCAG GTGCAGACACAGGAGACCCCGGGGGCCACACTGCCCCCTAGTTATGCCCTGGAGCTGCTCACCATCTTTGCCTGGGAGCAGGGCTGCAGGAAGGACAACTTCAGCCTGGCCCAGGGGCTCCGGACCGTCCTGGCCTTGATCCAGCAGAACAAGTCCCTCTGCATTTTCTGGACGGAAAACTACGACTTCGGGGACCCTGCGGTCGGGGAGTTCTTGCGAAGGCAGCTTGAGAGACCCAG GCCTGTGATCCTGGATCCAGCTGATCCGACTTGGGATGTGGGCAACGGGACAGCCTGGCGCTGGGATGTGCTGGCCAAGGAGGCTGAGTCCTGCTTTAAGGGGCGATGCTTCCTGCAGGCGGCATCTGGAGCGCCTGAGCAGCCTTGGGAGGGGCCG GGCCTTCCACGTGCTGGCGTCTTGGGTTTGGACCACCCCATCCAACAAAGGCCTAGCCAGGCCCTTAAAGCCAACAAAGGCCTCAGTGCCGTCCAGCCAAGGGCAGGGCATCCGCAGCCTTCGCATCCAGCTCAAGGACTCCTGGAGGCAGCCATCAAGGTCGCTGCTCTGCAGAACCCAACAGCCTGTAAAGTCAGCAAGAACCTCAAAAAGACAGCACCACCAAGGACCGTCCATGAAACAGTGCTGAATGTCTCGAGTCACGTCCAGATCACCCAGAGCACACCATCCTCAAATGCACCTCTTGGCCGCGCAGGGGCAGCCAGCATCTCCGGGTCAGTGCTGGGCCCAGATCTGTCGCAGATCCCCAGCAAGGAGCTGGACTCCTTCATCCAGGACCATCTGAGGCCCAGTCCCCAGTTCCAGCAGCAGGTGAGGCAAGCCATTGACACCATCCTGCGCTGCCTCCTAGAGAAGTGTTTGCACAAAGCCTCCAGGGTCAGCAAG GGCGGCTCTTTCGGCCGTGGCACGGACCTCAGGGGTAGCTGTGATGTGGAGCTGGTCGTCTTTTATAATGTCCTCAGGGACTTCAAGGACCAAAGGTCCCACCAAACACAGATCCTGGGTGAACTTCGGACCCAGCTGCAGTCCTGGTGGCAGGCCCCGGTGCCTGGACTGAGCCTCCAGCTCACTGAACAGAATAGGCCCAACGCTCTGCAACTCCGGCTGGCGTCCACGGATCTCAACAGCTGGGTGGACATCAGTGTGCTGCCTGCTTTTGATGCTGTGG GGCAGCTGAAGTCCGGCGACAAACCTCAGCCCCAGGTGTACGCCTCCCTCCTCAGCAGCGGGTGCCAGGCCGGGGAGCACGCGGCCTGCTTCGCAGAGCTCCGAAGGAACTTCGTGAACAATCGCCCGGCCAAGCTTAAGAACCTGATGTTACTGGTGAAACACTGGTATGGCCAG GTTGCCACTCGCGATAAAGGAGGAGAGGCAGCAGGTGCCGCTCTGCCCCCAGCCTATGCCCTGGAGCTCCTGACAATCTTTGCCTGGGAACAAGGCTGTGGGAAACAGGGGTTCAGCATGGCTGAAGGCCTGCGGACCATCCTGAGGCTGGTCCAGCAGCACCGGTCACTCTGTGTCTACTGGACAGTCAACTACAGCGTGCAGGACCCTGCCCTCAGAGCACACCTTCTCAGCCAGCTTCAGAAAGCCAG GCCTCTAGTCCTGGACCCTGCAGACCCCACCTGGAACGTGGGCCAGGGCAGCTGGGAACTGTTAGCTCGGGAGGCAGCAGCCCTGGAGTCACAGGTCTGCCTTCAGAGTGGAGATGGGACTCCTGTACCACCCTGGGATGTGATG CCAGCTCTTCTTCACCAGACCCCAGCTGGGGACCTGGACAAGTTCATCAGCGAATTCCTCCAGCCTGACCGCCATTTCCTGACTCAAGTGAAGAAAGCCGTAGACACCATATGTTCCTTCCTGAAGGAGAACTGCTTCCGGAATTCTTCCATCAAGGTGCTCAAGGTGGTTAAG GGCGGTTCTTCGGCCAAAGGCACGGCTCTACGAGGGCGCTCGGATGCTGACCTGGTGGTGTTCCTCAGCTGCTTCAGCGAGTTCTCTAAGCAAGGCAGCCATCGGGCAGAGATCATCTCGGAGATCCGGGCTCAGCTGGAGGCGTGCCAGCAGGAGCAGAAGTTCGATGTCAAGTTTGAGATCTCCAACAGGAAGAATCCCCGAGTGCTCAGCTTCTCGCTGGCATCGCAGACACTGCTGGACCAGAGCGTGGACTTTGACGTTCTGCCAGCCTTCGATGCCCTCG GCCAGCTGAGGTCCGGCTCTAGGCCTGATCCCCGGGTCTACGCGGACCTCATCCACAGCTACAGCAACGCAGGCGAGTTCTCTACCTGCTTCACGGAGCTGCAGCGGGACTTCATTAGCTCCCGTCCCACCAAACTCAAGAGCCTGATCCGGCTGGTGAAGCACTGGTACCAACAG TGCGACAAGGCGATCAAGGGGAAGGGCTCCTTGCCCCCCCAGCATGGGCTGGAGCTCCTGACCGTGTACGCCTGGGAGCAGGGCGGCCAGAACCCCCAGTTCAACATGGCGGAAGGCTTCCGCACCGTGCTGGAGCTGGTTGTCCAGTACCGCCAGCTGTGCATCTATTGGACCGTCAACTACAGTGCCGAGGACAAGACCATCGGGGACTTCCTGAGGATGCAACTTCAGAAGCCCAG ACCCATCATCCTGGATCCAGCTGACCCAACAGGCAACCTGGGCCACTCTGCCCGCTGGGACCTGCTTGCCCAGGAGGCTGCAGTCTGCACATCTGCCCTGTGCTGCATGGACAAGAGCGGTACCCCCATCAAGCCATGGCTGGTAAAG GCCTCTGTATGA